Proteins from one Azospirillum brasilense genomic window:
- a CDS encoding acetylornithine deacetylase/succinyl-diaminopimelate desuccinylase family protein has translation MPLDHRESLFRRIAERRDDLVALTRDLIRIPTVNPPGDVYTDCAEFLGRRLAGRGFAVEYVRADGAPGDSDRYPRTNVIARIEGREPGPCVHFNGHIDVVPAGQGWTVDPFEGVVKDGRVYGRGACDMKGGIAASVIAVEAILEAGIPFPGALEISSTVDEESGGYGGVGHLAKLGYFSRPRVDHVIIPEPLNVDRVCIGHRGVWWAEIETKGRVAHGSMPFLGNCAVRHMGAVLHRIETELIPRLAAKRTAMPVVPEGARQSTLNINAIHGGQPEDHGGLPSPMVPDRCRMVIDRRYLIEEDPEEVRAEIVGILEDLRRERPGFEYELREVLAFLPTLTDADAPVVRAVGAAIETVLGRPAAQVVSPGTYDQKHIARVGHLKDCIAYGPGILDLAHQPDEYVGIDDMVHSAQVMAMAALSLLRREV, from the coding sequence ATGCCGCTCGACCACCGGGAGTCGCTGTTCCGCCGCATCGCGGAGCGGCGCGACGACCTCGTCGCGCTGACCCGCGACCTGATCCGCATCCCCACCGTGAACCCGCCCGGCGACGTCTACACCGACTGCGCGGAGTTTCTCGGGCGCCGGCTGGCCGGGCGTGGCTTCGCCGTGGAGTATGTGCGGGCCGACGGCGCGCCGGGCGACAGCGACCGCTACCCGCGCACCAACGTGATCGCCCGCATCGAGGGGCGCGAGCCCGGCCCCTGCGTGCATTTCAACGGCCACATCGACGTGGTGCCCGCCGGCCAGGGCTGGACGGTCGATCCCTTCGAAGGCGTGGTGAAGGACGGGCGCGTCTACGGCCGCGGCGCCTGCGACATGAAGGGCGGCATCGCCGCGTCGGTCATCGCCGTGGAAGCGATTTTGGAGGCGGGCATCCCCTTCCCCGGCGCTCTGGAAATCTCCAGCACGGTGGACGAGGAGTCCGGCGGCTACGGCGGGGTCGGGCATCTCGCCAAACTCGGCTATTTCTCGCGCCCGCGGGTGGACCACGTCATCATTCCGGAACCGCTGAACGTGGACCGCGTGTGCATCGGTCACCGCGGCGTCTGGTGGGCGGAGATCGAGACGAAGGGCCGCGTCGCCCACGGCTCCATGCCCTTCCTCGGCAACTGCGCGGTGCGCCACATGGGGGCCGTGCTGCACCGGATCGAGACGGAACTGATCCCCCGCTTGGCCGCCAAGCGCACCGCCATGCCGGTGGTCCCGGAGGGGGCGCGGCAGTCCACCCTGAACATCAACGCCATCCATGGCGGCCAGCCCGAGGATCACGGCGGCCTGCCCAGCCCGATGGTGCCCGACCGCTGCCGCATGGTCATCGACCGCCGCTACCTGATCGAGGAGGACCCGGAAGAGGTGCGGGCGGAGATCGTCGGCATCCTGGAGGATCTGCGCCGCGAGCGCCCCGGCTTCGAGTACGAGCTGCGCGAAGTGCTGGCCTTCCTGCCCACCCTGACCGACGCCGACGCGCCGGTGGTGCGGGCGGTGGGCGCGGCCATCGAGACGGTGCTGGGACGCCCGGCGGCGCAGGTAGTGTCCCCCGGCACCTACGACCAGAAGCACATCGCACGGGTTGGGCATCTGAAGGACTGCATCGCCTACGGCCCCGGCATCCTCGACCTCGCCCACCAGCCGGACGAGTATGTGGGCATCGACGACATGGTCCATTCCGCGCAGGTCATGGCGATGGCCGCCCTGTCGCTGCTGCGGCGGGAGGTGTAG
- a CDS encoding TorD/DmsD family molecular chaperone — protein sequence MAETAIIDDADRLRAQAYGLLAHLLARPPSRDLLATVGALDGDGSPLGRAISDLAARARTLADAPDGEHRAEREYHELFLGVTRGELVPFASYYRTGFLIDRPLARLREDMQALGIERAPGVSEPEDHIAAIVEIMGALAAGTVGTTDGEPDLPRQKRFFERHLAPWAGRFFQDLEEASAAHLYRPLGTFGRLFLDIETNAFAMIADASSASARGADQREGTFHAP from the coding sequence ATGGCGGAAACGGCCATCATCGACGACGCGGATCGGCTGCGGGCGCAGGCGTACGGCCTGCTGGCCCATCTGTTGGCGCGCCCGCCGTCGCGCGACCTGCTGGCCACGGTCGGCGCTCTGGACGGGGACGGTTCGCCGCTGGGCCGGGCCATCAGCGATCTGGCCGCACGCGCCCGCACGCTCGCCGACGCTCCGGATGGCGAACACCGGGCCGAGCGCGAGTATCATGAGCTGTTCCTCGGGGTGACGCGGGGCGAGCTCGTTCCCTTCGCCTCCTACTACCGCACCGGATTCCTGATCGACCGGCCGCTGGCCCGCCTGCGCGAAGACATGCAGGCGCTGGGCATCGAGCGCGCTCCGGGCGTCAGCGAGCCCGAGGACCACATCGCCGCCATCGTCGAGATCATGGGCGCGCTGGCCGCCGGGACCGTCGGGACGACGGACGGCGAGCCGGACCTGCCGCGCCAGAAGCGCTTCTTCGAGCGCCACCTCGCCCCGTGGGCGGGCCGCTTCTTCCAGGATCTGGAGGAGGCGTCGGCGGCGCATCTCTACCGGCCCCTGGGCACCTTCGGGCGGCTGTTCCTGGACATCGAGACCAACGCCTTCGCGATGATCGCCGACGCCTCTTCGGCGTCGGCTCGCGGGGCCGACCAGCGGGAGGGCACGTTCCATGCACCGTGA
- a CDS encoding DUF5672 family protein, producing MVRIEDCTLVFADTANHALVEMAIRDSIAACRFSSVLLLSDRDPKISGVDFHRIAPINDIDDYSDTINVRLRRLVTTKHVLIAQWDGFIADPQAWTEEFRAFDYIGARWGWYDDGMTVGNGGFSLRSAALLDRLRDLPFEAGIPEDHIICRTERPALEKAGIRFAPEAVADRFAFERMPVPGPAFGFHGLFNFGKVLGDRALEERIEVMDGPLLDRRDYTDLMTSLALSGRKAPFASMVRKLVARRDETVLRSQITEWTSGVQRDYVLALADAVQTTAAPGSRWPAVATPQRRQPKIYDCFTFHNELDLLELRFRELYDTVDQFVIVEAKQTFTGAPKPLHFMEERDRFLPFLDKVKLIVAPDFPETDNPWVRERAQRNAIALGLDKVESDDIVIISDVDEILRARSVASLRDSPAMIAGFRVPLFYFKVNFMNVEGENFSVFPVAVRGLMARMTTPQQIRESRGTLDRYTPETRPAYVDILPHAGWHFSYIGDDAAIRHKIQSFSHQELNRDDILDGIDVPRFLAEGSDLFNRPGYRWQAVELNDYFPANLLGDRERWADFIAEEVGGRVTWK from the coding sequence ATGGTGAGGATCGAGGACTGCACGCTGGTGTTCGCCGACACGGCGAACCACGCCCTGGTCGAGATGGCCATCCGGGACAGCATCGCCGCCTGCCGCTTCTCCAGCGTCCTGCTGCTCTCCGACCGCGACCCGAAGATTTCCGGCGTCGACTTCCACCGCATCGCCCCGATCAACGACATCGACGACTATTCGGACACCATCAACGTCCGCCTGCGCCGGCTGGTGACGACGAAACATGTGCTGATCGCGCAGTGGGACGGCTTCATCGCCGACCCGCAGGCCTGGACGGAGGAGTTCCGCGCCTTCGACTACATCGGCGCCCGCTGGGGCTGGTACGACGACGGCATGACGGTGGGGAACGGCGGCTTCTCCCTGCGCTCCGCCGCCCTGCTCGACCGGCTGCGCGACCTGCCCTTCGAAGCCGGCATCCCCGAGGACCACATTATTTGCCGAACCGAGCGCCCGGCGCTGGAGAAGGCCGGCATCCGCTTCGCCCCGGAAGCGGTGGCCGACCGCTTCGCCTTCGAGCGGATGCCGGTGCCGGGACCGGCCTTCGGCTTCCACGGCCTGTTCAACTTCGGCAAGGTGCTGGGGGACCGCGCGCTGGAGGAACGTATCGAGGTCATGGACGGCCCGCTCCTCGACCGGCGCGACTACACCGACCTGATGACCAGCCTCGCGCTGTCCGGACGCAAGGCCCCCTTCGCCTCCATGGTCCGCAAGCTGGTGGCGCGGCGGGACGAGACGGTCCTGCGCTCCCAGATCACCGAATGGACGAGCGGTGTGCAGCGGGACTATGTGCTGGCCCTGGCCGATGCCGTGCAGACGACGGCGGCGCCGGGGTCGCGCTGGCCGGCGGTGGCCACGCCGCAGCGCCGCCAGCCGAAAATCTACGACTGCTTTACCTTCCACAACGAACTCGACCTTCTGGAGCTGCGCTTCCGCGAGCTGTACGACACGGTCGACCAATTCGTGATCGTCGAGGCCAAGCAGACCTTCACCGGCGCGCCCAAGCCGCTGCATTTCATGGAGGAACGCGACCGCTTCCTGCCCTTCCTCGACAAGGTCAAGCTGATCGTCGCCCCCGACTTCCCGGAAACCGACAATCCCTGGGTGCGCGAGCGGGCGCAACGGAACGCCATCGCGCTCGGGCTGGACAAGGTGGAGTCGGACGACATCGTCATCATTTCGGACGTGGACGAGATCCTGCGCGCCCGCTCGGTCGCGTCGCTGCGCGACAGCCCGGCGATGATCGCGGGGTTCCGCGTGCCGCTGTTCTACTTCAAGGTCAATTTCATGAACGTGGAGGGCGAGAACTTCTCGGTCTTCCCCGTCGCCGTCCGCGGGCTGATGGCCCGGATGACCACGCCGCAGCAGATCCGCGAGAGCCGCGGCACGCTGGACCGCTACACCCCCGAGACCCGTCCCGCTTATGTGGACATCCTGCCGCACGCGGGCTGGCATTTCTCCTACATCGGCGACGACGCCGCCATCCGGCACAAGATCCAAAGCTTCTCGCACCAGGAGCTGAACCGCGACGACATCCTCGACGGCATCGACGTGCCCCGCTTCCTGGCGGAAGGCAGCGACCTCTTCAACCGTCCCGGCTACCGCTGGCAGGCCGTGGAGCTGAACGACTATTTCCCGGCGAACCTCCTGGGCGACCGCGAACGCTGGGCGGACTTCATCGCCGAGGAGGTCGGCGGCCGGGTCACCTGGAAGTAG
- a CDS encoding twin-arginine translocation signal domain-containing protein, with protein MHRDDSRNDGGQKKAGLERRSLLKGLGLGAAGAAAAAATLRAAPAEAMDPGPEEMRSRYRDNDHVKRFYALNRL; from the coding sequence ATGCACCGTGACGACAGCCGGAACGATGGTGGCCAAAAGAAAGCCGGGCTGGAACGCCGCAGCCTGCTGAAGGGCCTCGGCCTGGGTGCGGCGGGGGCCGCCGCCGCGGCCGCGACCCTGCGGGCCGCCCCAGCGGAGGCGATGGATCCGGGACCGGAGGAGATGAGGTCCCGCTACCGCGACAACGACCATGTGAAGCGTTTCTACGCGCTGAACCGACTCTGA
- a CDS encoding biotin/lipoate--protein ligase family protein — translation MDPIDAPTLPPIFQPWPAEAGGPFATARRFAAEGAAPGTLVHSGRRDRLDVAVVLVPDRPDAGDGLAAVTLVALADALEALGPPNQSIRFDGAGRLLLNGAVAGGVTVALGPGAEDGLPAWAVVGAELEVLGDPDDPDPGRHPDRTALREEGFGDTDAVAVLESFTRHFLTWIDRWMDAGFEPVRRVWEQRLIRKAEGTRS, via the coding sequence ATGGACCCGATCGACGCCCCGACCCTGCCGCCCATCTTCCAGCCCTGGCCCGCCGAGGCGGGCGGCCCCTTCGCCACCGCCCGCCGCTTCGCCGCGGAAGGGGCGGCGCCCGGCACGCTCGTCCACAGCGGCCGTCGCGACCGGCTGGACGTGGCGGTGGTGCTGGTCCCCGACCGTCCGGACGCCGGGGATGGCCTCGCCGCCGTCACCCTGGTCGCGTTGGCCGACGCGCTGGAGGCGCTGGGGCCGCCCAACCAGAGCATCCGCTTCGACGGCGCGGGCCGTTTGCTGCTGAACGGCGCGGTGGCCGGCGGGGTGACCGTCGCGCTCGGTCCCGGCGCCGAGGACGGGCTTCCCGCCTGGGCGGTGGTCGGCGCGGAACTGGAGGTGCTGGGAGATCCCGACGATCCCGACCCCGGACGCCACCCCGACCGCACGGCGCTGCGCGAGGAGGGCTTCGGCGACACCGACGCCGTGGCGGTGCTGGAGAGCTTCACCCGGCATTTCCTGACCTGGATCGACCGCTGGATGGACGCGGGCTTCGAGCCGGTGCGGCGGGTCTGGGAACAGCGGCTGATCCGCAAGGCAGAGGGGACGCGGTCATGA
- a CDS encoding formate dehydrogenase subunit alpha, whose protein sequence is MLVKRNAGTAATRASLARRLNGLSAGTAGLGETVDRRGFLKTSGLAAGGMAALGALPAAMIQKAEAGPTLPNVEVVTRKNICTHCSVGCTVIAEVQNGVWTGQEPGWESPISQGAHCAKGASVRELTKGERRVKYPMKLVDGQWQRISWDQAIEEIGNKLLEIRQQSGPDATFWLGSAKFSNEGAYLFRKLAAFWGTNNVDHQARICHSTTVAGVANTWGYGAMTNSYNDIQNSKALLIIGGNPAEAHPVSLPHMLRGKEHNRAPFIVIDPRFTRTAAHATDYVRIRPGTDIPVTWGILWHIFENGWEDKEYIRQRVYGMDEIRAEVKKWDPATVEKVSGVPGEQLYRVAEALAKNRPSTVIWCMGITQKTTGTANVRALSILQLALGNIGVAGGGANIYRGHCNVQGATDFGLDVSTLPSYYGLAEGAWKHFCRVWDVDYDWMKARFSSKELMEAKGIPTTRWFDGVTYKPEEIQQPSPLKAMVVFGHGGNTVTRMPEMLKGLEQLSLLVIADPHPTTFAAFKERRNGTYILPACTQFETDGSRTCSNRSMQWGEKVVEPIFESKDDYTIMYLMARKFGFADEMFKHITVEETRPVPEDILREINRGCLSTGYTGQSPERLKMHMKHQADFDKITMQATSGPVKGEYYGLPWPCWGHPELRHPGCAVLYDTSKHVMEGGGVFRARFGVERNGVSLLADGSYSKGSEIEDGYPEFTMAMLRKLGWDKDLTAEEMRVIQAIGGDKTDEVSWQTDLSMGIIRVALKHGCSPHGNAKARAVAWNLPDPVPLHREPIYSPRPELVKEYPAIEDRRDFRLPQLARSLQFKIADSDIRQRFPFILTSGRLVEYEGGGEETRSNPWLAELQQTMFVEINPRDAERLGIRDGGMVWVYGPEDNSKARMRALVTERIGAGTVFMPFHFSGYWQGNSLRENYPPGTDPIVLGEPANGVTTYGYDPMTFMQETKVTLCRVEPA, encoded by the coding sequence ATGCTCGTCAAGCGCAACGCCGGAACCGCCGCCACCCGCGCCTCCCTTGCCCGCCGCCTGAACGGACTGTCCGCGGGCACCGCCGGGCTGGGGGAAACCGTCGACCGCCGCGGCTTCCTGAAGACCTCCGGCCTCGCCGCCGGGGGCATGGCGGCGCTGGGCGCGCTGCCCGCCGCGATGATTCAAAAGGCCGAGGCCGGGCCGACCCTGCCCAACGTCGAGGTCGTCACCCGCAAGAACATCTGCACCCACTGCTCCGTCGGCTGCACAGTGATCGCGGAGGTGCAGAACGGCGTCTGGACCGGGCAGGAACCGGGCTGGGAAAGCCCGATCAGCCAGGGTGCGCACTGCGCCAAGGGCGCCTCGGTGCGCGAGCTGACCAAGGGCGAGCGGCGGGTGAAATACCCGATGAAGCTGGTCGACGGCCAGTGGCAGCGCATCTCCTGGGACCAGGCCATCGAGGAGATCGGCAACAAGCTGCTGGAGATCCGCCAGCAGTCCGGGCCAGACGCCACCTTCTGGCTGGGCTCCGCCAAATTCTCCAACGAGGGCGCCTATCTGTTCCGCAAGCTGGCGGCCTTCTGGGGAACCAACAACGTCGATCATCAGGCGCGCATCTGCCACAGCACCACGGTCGCCGGGGTGGCGAACACCTGGGGCTACGGCGCGATGACCAACAGCTACAACGACATCCAGAATTCCAAGGCGCTGCTGATCATCGGCGGCAACCCGGCGGAGGCCCACCCCGTCTCGCTGCCGCACATGCTGCGCGGCAAGGAGCACAACCGCGCCCCCTTCATCGTCATCGACCCGCGCTTCACCCGCACCGCCGCTCACGCCACCGACTATGTGCGCATCCGTCCCGGCACCGACATCCCGGTCACCTGGGGCATCCTCTGGCACATCTTCGAGAACGGTTGGGAGGACAAGGAATACATCCGCCAGCGCGTCTACGGCATGGACGAGATCCGCGCCGAGGTGAAGAAGTGGGACCCCGCCACGGTGGAGAAGGTCAGCGGCGTGCCCGGCGAGCAGCTCTACCGCGTGGCGGAGGCGCTGGCGAAGAACCGGCCGTCAACGGTGATCTGGTGCATGGGCATCACCCAGAAGACCACCGGCACCGCCAACGTCCGCGCCCTGTCGATCCTGCAGCTGGCGCTGGGCAACATCGGGGTGGCCGGCGGCGGGGCGAACATCTACCGTGGCCACTGCAACGTGCAGGGCGCCACCGACTTCGGGCTCGACGTCTCCACGCTGCCGTCCTACTACGGGCTGGCGGAGGGGGCGTGGAAGCATTTCTGCCGCGTCTGGGACGTCGATTACGACTGGATGAAGGCCCGCTTCTCCTCCAAGGAGCTGATGGAGGCCAAGGGCATCCCGACCACCCGCTGGTTCGATGGCGTCACCTACAAGCCGGAGGAGATCCAGCAGCCGTCGCCGCTGAAGGCCATGGTCGTCTTCGGCCACGGCGGCAACACCGTCACCCGCATGCCGGAGATGCTGAAGGGGCTGGAGCAGCTGTCCCTGCTGGTCATCGCCGACCCGCACCCGACCACCTTCGCCGCCTTCAAGGAGCGCCGGAACGGCACCTACATCCTGCCGGCCTGCACCCAGTTCGAGACGGACGGCTCGCGCACCTGCTCCAACCGGTCGATGCAGTGGGGCGAGAAGGTCGTGGAGCCGATCTTCGAGTCCAAGGACGACTACACCATCATGTATCTGATGGCCCGCAAGTTCGGCTTCGCCGACGAGATGTTCAAGCACATCACGGTGGAGGAGACCCGCCCGGTGCCCGAGGACATCCTGCGCGAGATCAACCGCGGCTGCCTGTCCACCGGCTACACCGGCCAGTCGCCGGAGCGGCTGAAGATGCATATGAAGCATCAGGCCGATTTCGACAAGATCACCATGCAGGCGACCAGCGGGCCGGTGAAGGGGGAGTATTACGGCCTGCCCTGGCCCTGCTGGGGCCATCCGGAGCTTCGCCACCCCGGCTGCGCGGTGCTCTACGACACCTCCAAGCATGTGATGGAGGGCGGCGGGGTCTTCCGCGCCCGTTTCGGGGTGGAGCGCAACGGCGTCAGCCTGCTCGCCGACGGCTCCTACTCCAAGGGGTCGGAGATCGAGGACGGCTATCCTGAATTCACCATGGCGATGCTGAGGAAGCTGGGCTGGGACAAGGACCTGACGGCGGAGGAGATGCGCGTCATCCAGGCCATCGGCGGCGACAAGACCGACGAGGTGAGCTGGCAGACCGACCTGTCCATGGGCATCATCCGCGTCGCGCTGAAGCATGGATGTTCGCCTCACGGCAACGCCAAGGCCCGCGCCGTCGCCTGGAACCTGCCCGACCCGGTGCCGCTGCACCGCGAGCCGATCTACTCCCCGCGGCCGGAGTTGGTGAAGGAGTATCCGGCAATCGAGGACCGGCGCGACTTCCGCCTGCCGCAGCTCGCCCGCTCGCTCCAGTTCAAGATTGCGGACAGCGACATCCGCCAGCGCTTCCCCTTCATCCTGACCTCCGGACGGCTGGTCGAGTATGAGGGCGGCGGCGAGGAGACGCGTTCCAACCCCTGGCTGGCCGAGTTGCAGCAGACGATGTTCGTGGAGATCAACCCCAGGGACGCCGAGCGGCTGGGCATCCGCGACGGCGGCATGGTCTGGGTCTACGGGCCGGAAGACAACTCGAAGGCGCGGATGCGCGCGCTGGTGACCGAACGCATCGGCGCCGGCACGGTGTTCATGCCCTTCCACTTCTCCGGCTACTGGCAGGGCAACAGCCTGCGGGAGAACTACCCGCCCGGCACCGATCCCATCGTCCTGGGCGAGCCGGCCAACGGGGTGACGACCTACGGCTACGACCCCATGACCTTCATGCAGGAAACCAAGGTGACGCTGTGCCGCGTCGAGCCGGCCTGA
- a CDS encoding DUF3306 domain-containing protein, with the protein MDDGSEGFLSRWSRRKQETRAAPVETPEPQKERDTAEEPQAIAAPPPEPFDPESLPPVESLGADSDYTGFLAGNVPQELKRLALRKAWTSDPVIAGFRGFAEYDWDCNAPGYGKLLDTDRIADLLDRIATDEKPPEEDTAEEVAVASAGESEQGEALAPTPALPRSAGEGALGEAASVPSPAKAGEG; encoded by the coding sequence ATGGATGACGGGTCGGAAGGTTTCCTGTCGCGCTGGTCGCGGCGCAAGCAGGAGACGCGCGCGGCGCCCGTCGAGACCCCCGAACCGCAGAAGGAGCGGGACACGGCGGAGGAGCCGCAGGCCATAGCCGCTCCGCCGCCGGAACCCTTCGATCCGGAGAGCCTGCCGCCGGTGGAGAGTCTGGGCGCGGACAGCGACTACACCGGCTTCCTCGCCGGCAACGTCCCGCAGGAGCTGAAGCGGCTGGCTCTGCGCAAGGCCTGGACCAGCGACCCGGTGATCGCAGGCTTCCGCGGCTTCGCCGAGTATGACTGGGACTGCAACGCTCCCGGTTACGGCAAGCTGCTCGACACCGACCGCATCGCCGACCTGCTGGACCGCATCGCCACCGACGAGAAGCCGCCGGAGGAGGATACTGCGGAGGAGGTGGCGGTTGCCAGTGCTGGTGAATCTGAGCAGGGCGAAGCACTTGCCCCCACCCCGGCCCTCCCTCGCTCCGCGGGAGAGGGTGCCTTAGGCGAAGCGGCATCCGTCCCCTCTCCCGCGAAAGCGGGGGAGGGTTAG
- the fdh3B gene encoding formate dehydrogenase FDH3 subunit beta, translated as MARMKFLCDAERCIECNACVTACKNEHEIPWGINRRRVITLKDGVPGERSISMACMHCNDPPCAAVCPVDCFYQTADGVVLHSKDLCIGCGYCFYACPFGAPQYPQSTNFGGRGKMDKCTFCAGGPEPDNSVEEYQKYGAHRLAEGKLPLCAEMCSTRALMAGDGDVLADIYKERTVRRGYGSGAWGWTTAYRENDRGRAVGPGREGTGGS; from the coding sequence ATGGCCCGCATGAAATTCCTGTGCGACGCGGAACGCTGCATCGAGTGCAACGCCTGCGTCACCGCCTGCAAGAACGAGCACGAGATCCCCTGGGGCATCAACCGCCGCCGCGTCATCACGCTGAAGGACGGCGTGCCGGGCGAGCGCTCGATTTCCATGGCCTGCATGCATTGCAACGACCCACCCTGCGCGGCGGTCTGCCCGGTGGACTGCTTCTACCAGACGGCGGACGGCGTGGTGCTGCACTCCAAGGACCTGTGCATCGGCTGCGGCTACTGCTTCTACGCCTGCCCCTTCGGCGCGCCGCAGTACCCGCAATCGACCAACTTCGGCGGGCGCGGCAAGATGGACAAATGCACCTTCTGCGCCGGCGGTCCGGAACCAGACAACTCGGTGGAGGAGTACCAGAAATACGGCGCCCACCGTCTGGCCGAGGGCAAGCTGCCGCTCTGCGCGGAGATGTGCTCCACCCGCGCGCTGATGGCCGGCGACGGCGATGTCCTGGCCGACATCTACAAGGAGCGGACGGTGCGCCGCGGCTATGGCTCCGGCGCCTGGGGCTGGACCACCGCCTACCGGGAGAACGACCGCGGCCGCGCCGTCGGTCCGGGCCGCGAGGGCACCGGCGGAAGCTGA
- a CDS encoding DUF3305 domain-containing protein: protein MTGQAERRGVGITVERQRIDNPWVDARWRVTGALPALPDRAPWTVLAQDGERTGYYAGAAEIVLHPGETENYVENLKGGHPMLYVILRRCAEEPGLRLLAVTVDPGEVDAHSDAGDDLIEAIPLPPDLAAWMRDFVARHHAERPFHKRQRDRADPEALARRAPVAHSGKDQRHG from the coding sequence ATGACCGGACAGGCCGAACGGCGCGGCGTCGGCATCACGGTGGAGCGCCAGCGCATCGATAACCCGTGGGTGGACGCCCGCTGGCGGGTGACCGGCGCCCTGCCGGCGCTGCCCGACCGCGCGCCCTGGACCGTGCTGGCACAGGACGGCGAGCGCACCGGCTATTACGCGGGGGCGGCGGAGATCGTGCTCCATCCCGGCGAGACGGAGAACTACGTCGAGAATCTGAAGGGCGGCCACCCGATGCTCTACGTCATCCTGCGCCGCTGCGCGGAGGAGCCGGGGCTGCGGCTGCTCGCCGTCACCGTCGATCCCGGCGAGGTCGACGCCCATTCCGATGCGGGCGACGACCTGATCGAGGCGATCCCCTTGCCGCCCGACCTTGCGGCGTGGATGCGCGATTTCGTGGCCCGCCACCACGCCGAACGGCCCTTCCACAAGCGCCAGCGCGACCGCGCCGACCCGGAGGCGCTGGCCCGCCGCGCTCCGGTTGCTCACTCTGGAAAGGATCAGCGCCATGGATGA
- a CDS encoding formate dehydrogenase subunit gamma — protein MTKLLRPLLVLVVLLLAAPAVQAQFYQTPGPNSPTSKDEVQLYQTPDGKLSGRVSIPDAKLGVLVQPEGREWREFRMVWLKIIAGALILGPIAALGIFYLIRGTIRIQGGRSGRQVPRFSGLDRFAHWTTAVSFLLMALTGLILTFGRLLLIPLIGHPNFTMLAEASKYMHNFFSVPFVFGLLMIFVLWVRDNIPEKADFVWLKTLGGVLSKSGEHPEAGRFNAGQKGVFWAVVFGGFALSLTGYLLMMPFAVTGIGGMQILHVAHGVVAALMIALIIGHIYIGTIGMEGAFDAMGRGVVDENWAKDHHRRWYEEQLRNGQADPDGRLRHHAAE, from the coding sequence ATGACGAAGCTCCTGCGCCCCCTGCTGGTCCTGGTCGTTCTGCTGCTCGCCGCCCCGGCGGTGCAGGCGCAGTTCTACCAGACGCCGGGGCCGAACTCGCCGACCTCGAAGGACGAGGTGCAGCTCTACCAGACGCCGGACGGCAAGCTGTCCGGGCGGGTCAGCATTCCCGACGCGAAGCTGGGCGTGCTGGTCCAGCCGGAGGGGCGGGAATGGCGCGAGTTCCGCATGGTCTGGCTGAAGATCATCGCCGGCGCGCTGATCCTGGGGCCGATCGCGGCGCTGGGAATCTTCTACCTGATCCGCGGCACCATCCGCATCCAGGGCGGCCGGTCGGGGCGCCAAGTGCCGCGCTTCAGCGGTCTGGACCGCTTCGCCCACTGGACCACGGCGGTCAGCTTCCTGCTGATGGCGCTGACCGGGCTGATCCTGACCTTCGGGCGCCTGCTGCTGATCCCGCTGATCGGCCACCCGAACTTCACGATGCTGGCCGAGGCCAGCAAGTACATGCACAATTTCTTCAGCGTCCCCTTCGTCTTCGGTCTGCTGATGATCTTCGTGCTGTGGGTGCGCGACAACATCCCGGAGAAGGCCGATTTCGTCTGGCTGAAGACGCTCGGCGGCGTGCTGAGCAAGTCCGGCGAGCATCCGGAGGCCGGGCGCTTCAACGCCGGCCAGAAGGGCGTCTTCTGGGCGGTGGTGTTCGGCGGCTTCGCGCTGTCGCTCACCGGCTACCTGCTGATGATGCCCTTCGCCGTCACCGGGATCGGCGGCATGCAGATTCTCCATGTGGCGCACGGGGTGGTGGCGGCGCTGATGATCGCGCTGATCATCGGGCACATCTACATCGGCACCATCGGCATGGAGGGCGCCTTCGACGCCATGGGCCGCGGCGTGGTGGACGAGAACTGGGCCAAGGACCATCACCGCCGCTGGTACGAGGAGCAGCTCCGCAACGGGCAGGCCGATCCGGACGGGCGGCTGCGGCATCACGCGGCGGAGTGA